ttttgtttttttcttgatcATTCAATCAAATCCGACGATCACTAGAATATATCGAGGATCCCGAGGATCGAACGGTCGCAGAGGGGACAGGATCCTCGATTCAACCACACTATGGAACGCACCCTGCAAAATGCGTGCCCACATGGGATGAAAGCCGCGCCTTTTCTCCTTCCCGTGCACACGCAGCACACCGAATCGTTCCCTATCCCTCCCTCCGCTGTTTTTTCGCTCAACGCCGTCGCGCCACCGCCAAACGCGTCGCGCCCGTCCATCTCCGTCTCCTCAAGCAGCCTCATCAGCGACACTCTCATCGGCGTTCCCGGCGCTGTTGTTCCCGCGATTGCATTACCCGTGGGACCCACCGACCCCTCTCCCTCCGGATCCTGTTGAGTCCGCAACTGTCGCTCGGCTGCCAGCGCGGCAGCCAAATTCATACCCGATCCGTGCGAACCGGAGCCACGCAAGCCGGAACCGGTCCAGCCTGGCCCACAGTTATAACCGCTCGTTCTTGTGGCGGAAGATTTTGCGGTTCTTGATCTTCCTCACCCTCTCTGGCGCCAATCGCCGACGTCCGTCCGAATCCCCAGGTGGCCCCACAGCATCCGAACACGCTCAGTCTCAGCCGTTGCTTGAAGCTCCGCCTGCCCACAACCCCCGTCGCTCCATCCGCCTCGTCCATTTGCTCTCTCAGAACCTCGAGGACCGTCCTTGCCGCCCTCTCCTTCCGCACCGCTTCTTGCAATATCAGACTTAGTTGACTCATACTTCAACAAACGATTCAAAACCCGccacaaaaacccaaaagaagaaagacaaaTATTCGGAGAAAGAGTTGTTGCTGAGAGAAAAAAGACGTACAGATTGGGATTAAATGGAGGGGTCCAAGTCCGACTCTGTCCATGAAGAACCCGTGAGCGTCTTCAAGAAACAGAACAAAAGCACTTTTGAGAAAAGCAGGACTGCAAAATTGGATTCGGCGGGATTCTGAAAACTGGGTTATGTAAAATGCGAGCTGAGCGCCAGCTCTGTCGTTGAAAAAAAGATTTTGGGTTTGAAACAAAGCAAGATAAAGGGACAAAatagaagcagaagaagaagaatgaaagAAAGGATGCAAAAATGGTGGGTTATAGCATGAAGGCAATGGATGGAaccaaaaataaagtaaattcaTTTTCCATATGTTATTTTTTACTTCTGgattgaaacaaaaacaaagtaaattaaAGCACAATGTCATAAACATAGTGCACTTGGTAAAGTTCGATACCATTTGGAGCTACAAGTTAATCATAAACTTGTTGATGCTCAAATACGTATACTTAGCAATTTAATCACAAATTGGGGAAATTAAGGTCAACCGACCCCAACCCATATATATTTCTATAAATAGAAATATTAATTTGACTCTTTCAAAAGTGAAACTTTCAATACACTTTCTGTCATCTCAATTTATTCAATAATATGTTATAATATTAAcacaaaaattaacattaaTTATGAAATGGTAAAgagttcataaaaaattataattttaaaagaacctgcttaacatttttcttaaataaattcTCTTATAAAATTGGAAGGTGACTTACGCGAAGTTGGTGTGAGTTCAATCATTATTAGATATGCGCAATGTTGTGCCTACTAAAAGTTCGTCCCTCTACAAATAAGGCTAATTGCATTGATTGCGCTTCAAAAGACACGTTTGCAATTGAGAACAGCTTTGCAAAGCATATCATAGCTGATTAACAAGTAAATAATAATGTTGATTAGCCCCATTGCTGGAAGAAAATCATAACAAATGCTAATGTAATAgtgtgattaataatttaataacgTGATTTCGCAACGTAGCGGGGCTCACGCAACTCTGTATTGTTTGGACTCCGTTGGTTACGTAGCATAAGTGGTCCCGCTCGACCATCGGTTATCATCTCTTAATTATAAGGATTATGGGCATTGATAGTgttcttaattttgttaatcCTAGTGATTTAGTTTGTAATTCCAGTGGTCAATATTTGTTGGCAACAATATATTTAggataaattatataaaactatCTTAACTATTGAGTCagtcacagtttcatacctaatctttaaaaaatttcaatgtcatatTTAATCtacgaattttttacaatttcatacatttcgtcagttttctgtcaatttttttgttaaataaagaCGTGGCTTCAcactctctattaaaaaattaattaaatattaaaaactaaaataaaaaaaatcatttaatatatttttttttatgaggaCCCACCCCTTATACCATCACCTTTTCATTTCTTCCCCTTCCGTCTTCCCCAAACACAAACCTAGATCCCACCCACCCCTTCCAGCAATCCTATCCACCACACCCAACCCAAACCCAGAACCCAACTTGCATTACCCTAGCTCCAACAGTCGTCGATTGCATCATCTTTAGCATCGTTGGGCCCGGTCCGACTCGTCACATTCGAGGGTCATGTGAACGAGCCTGAATCGCATCTCGTTGACTAGTTGGTGGGTCGAGGCTGAGAGCTCGAGGAGGAGGGTGGGTTTGGTGGAGAGGCGGTAGTGTTGGATGCACAACCACACGTGACCGCGACGATGGCAGAAGATTGTGCCGATGACCATGGATTTTGAGGCGCGGGTCTGCAGGGCCGGAATCGCCACGCCATCATTTTGGGTGAGTGAGGTGGATGTGCAAAGGTTGGGTAGGTGCAGAGGAGAAAAGGGAgggagaagggagggagggtcGAGGGGTGGGGTGAGGGAAAGATGGATGTGcagaggagggagggagggagaagagaagggGAAGAAAGGCAGAGGGAGAAGGGATGGTCGGGGGTGGGTGCAAATGAGAGAAAGGAAGGGGAAGAAAGGCAGAGGTTGTGGCGGATGGGATTGCTAGAAAAGGTgggtgggatttgggtttgggtttggggaaGATTGGAGGGGAAGACAGGAAAAGGTGAGGGGATAAGGGGTGGGTCctcatgcaaaaaaaaaaaatatatattaaatgaatttttttcttagttttttaatatttaattaatttttttaatagagaatGGGAAGCCATGTCACTATTTAAAGGAAGAATTGACAAAAAACTGACAGAAtgtatgaaattataaaaaattcgtagatgaggtatgacattgaaattttttaaagatcaGGTATGAAACCGTGACTGACCTAATAGTTAagatagttttatgtaatttatccaTATATTTATAGTATTTTTGTTAGCGTTAGCCATCAATGATTGGTGAAATCCTCATTATTCAATACATAATTTTGTACGAAATTCATCTTCTACCAATTATATATTGGGTCTTTTGACATACGTGCAATGcctttcatatttttctatttatatATGAATGAGGATCCACTTCAGATCCTCTTTGTAATGATTTCAGAGATCATTCAATCAAgtccgttcatcatatatcgtgcggtcagaaatcattgtaaatttttttatttaaaattgaatataaatagtacctgacgaaaattaACCGcgcgatatacgatgaacatacATGATTGGAGAATTCATgcgatcctcacaaagaggatccagagaggatcctcattctttaTATATGATACATGCACaactaagattttttttttgggtaaattacactttcacacctcaggtttgggatctatttcaatttcttacaacatcttcaaaacatttcactttcataccttaagtactattttatttcaaaataatacatccgttacattttccatccattgatccgttaagtgctgacgtgacTGCCACATATGtgccacgtggctgccaaatgtgtgccatgtggcaaaaaaaaattatttttttaaaacctgaattgaaaaaaaaaaaaaaaaaaaaaaacttgaaaacgcAGAAACCCACCCCACCCCGCAACCGCTCCTCacccctcttcttcttcccaagCATCCTAACCACCTCCATCTCATCCACTCTCTTTacctcccctcccatccaaaaacccatCCCATCCCACCCCACCGTCACGTCCCCCGCTAGATGAGAGAGCCTCGCTGGACGGCACAGATACGCACCCGCATCCCTCCTTCGCAGCTGAGCCAGACCCATTTTCTACGAGTCAGTTCTCGAATCTCAGCAGCCTATCGACCCCAAGGCCGTCGACGTACGTCTCTGAACTTTTTTTGGCACGATGCATCTATTGCCGGTGACTTTGACCCAGTTTGCTTTACGGGTTTCGGGTCTTTCCTGGCTGAAATGAAGTGAGTAAggttttgaatttgtagaagttgagacagagagacagagagacagagagagggtaAAAGTGAGAAGCTTTTTGGAGTggaatgaagaagaaagagcaaaagagaagagaaaggaaCTGCAAAAGGGAATGAGGGTGAGGTTGTGGGGGGCGGGGGCAGGAATAAGGGTGAGGTCGTGGGGGAAACGTCGAGGTGGGTCGTGCGATGGGGGGTGTGGGGTTCTGGCTCAGGTGGGTCACCGGGAGGAACAGGGAAAACGAGTTGGGCGGGTGTGGGTGGGGggaaagggttttgggtttgtgaaGGGTAGTTGCGGGGAGATGGGATGgggtttcaagtttttttttataattatttttttattatttaatttaggtttttttttaaaaaaatattttttttgccacataacacacatttggcagccacatggCACACATGTGGTAGCCACGTTagcacttaacggatcaatggatgaaaaatgtaacagatgtattattttgaaataaagtagtacttaaggtatgaaagtgaaatgttttgaagatgttgtaaggaattgaaatagaccccaaacctgaggtatgaaagtgtaatttaccttttttttttttttttttaaatgattcgTGAATGATATTGGTACATACATGCATTGCATGCCCAAAACACAGACCAAGTCGTTGACACTAGATCATTGTTTAAAATATTCACGAAATcatctatatttttgttaaattaattatttgaaaaataaaaaatttgatatgaaagaaGGTGAAATGCAAAATAAGCCACATATCAGCGAGATATTTAGAAATCGACAATGTTTATCAATtcattacataattttttttcgaaatccATTGTAGATTTTGAATCGAATTGTaacttttcttgttttgtgaGTTTCTTGATATGATTTTTACAATCTACAAAAGtagagataaaaacacttaaaaatacttgcaagagaacaagataGTTATAGTATAAACAGCTCAAGCAAGGTCGTTTCCAcaaggattgaatgaataatttatgtaaataccaaatcttaattaattatttgaaaacaaagtttggaagagattgattttatgacctaaaatattaaaaacgaattttaaattaaaacaattaaagaaaccaATTTGAAAGGGAACaatcttagaaaataataataaaaggacACATGGGTTCCGATGTTACCTTAACAATCTTATATAGTTTTACCAATtgcttatgaattacacatgcaactttgaaggttggGTTTTCCTTATGCATATTTTACTTGTAGCATTCAAGCTAGAATGtctatcaaacatgcaatccatcTGTgacattcagatcaaatataaacatacatgactcattacgctttgtgaaaaccctttgaaaaaccatgcaacccctaaaAGGTGGCATTCGTCCTAGGTGAActtacaactatcaatcacaagaagcaatactcaatcctcAGGTGGCATTCCGACCGAATTAcatccgattacttatctaaacatcctaatggtagctaagcattaatgtgacaacccgtccctagttttacaattttataaattttgaaagaGTGATTTGACTAAAATGCCCCTAGAGGCGATGGCGTTGACCTTCGTTGACCAGCATGTAATGAGAAGTACAAAttattcttttagcgtatttGTGTAGTACCCAACGATATGAACGTGTAGATGCAAGTTGAAGCGAATTTGGAGTTACGGTTAAAACTTTACAGAACTACGATCATAAAAAGACGTTTTGGAAATTTCACGTTTGCGGaagatatttttgtgtttttctatttttggtcTTTGTTTGGTGAGCCAGTGGAGCCCACACCACTCCTCCTTTCACCCCCATGCCCCCATCCCCcctgccccccccccccccccccccccaaattttTCTGGAgctctcgctctctctcccCCTCATTTTCAAACTCTCTATAACTCTCTCATCTCAAACTCTCCATCTCGCCCTCTGTAAAAACCAGTGACACTACCATCACTTCCCAGCTCCGGCAAGCCCTTTGACCACCTGAACCATCAACCTCGCGGAAGACCATCACCCTTGTACCCAATTACTCGGGACACCCAAATGGAACTACATAGTGACTTTCATCACCGTTCATTCATCTCTTTGATCATGATGAGCTTTGAGACCCTCAAATCTTCCTTATTTCGAAGTTCTTATGTTGTTCTAACCTTAAAATGGTGATTGTGTGGCAATTTAATGCAGGAAGTAACCTAggaaaatttctcaaatttctaGAAAAATTAGTAACCGTGGCCATTTAGCCATTTTCAGACAAAATTACTGGCCAATTCCGATCTCCGTTAGGCCTCCTAGGGGTATCAATATATTCTCTACATTTCTAACTTCAACATGGCATTTGAATCATCAATTTTAGCTAAGTATCGAACTAGAAATTAGCTATGAAGGTTGGGTAGAAATTTCCAGATTTTTGGAAAATTTGACCGTGACCATCATGCCATTTTTAGGCCGTTCCCCAGTTCAACTTCGGTCACGATTGGACCCCAAAATTGCAGAAACCTCTTTCCCACATTCCTAGCTTCTAGTTGGCTTTTGAATCATCGAATTTGGTCAAGTATTGAGTTAGAAATTAGCCTTGGAAGTTAGGAAGAAAACCAGAAAATTTCTGGCCTCACGACGAAGGCAAGTAGGCCTATACTCACAGACGGGTGGGCTGCGCGTGGCTGTGAATGCTGACACGCCCcaaccccgatattccccgaatactaGGATAGgcatgtgctggccgacacccgagggtgacgaaagccatttattgagtgcaaatgctgaaaacaagggataaataaagcttataaatataaaagaataattaatatgcaaataaggaccgtgtttagagcacacctctaatctagaacactaaaagaaaataatataaaattgaatgagacAAAGGAGTGGGTTCTACACCacgaggactcgaagatgccgatgcggaagtgcctggacgtcgggattgtatgcctcgattctaagtcctgaagggggcgcaaaacaaacatgagtggaccaagttgatatatatataataaaacagttatcaacatactaacccccaggttttatgaaaacacaaatataatgataaacataggttttccgaaacctagcatgttgTGCAATGTTTCAAATCAAAAAACgtataaataataaacactagtgaatgtccgatataactCTTCAGGCCCcgtgccggctccccgtctctgaaccaacagtcagaggaaaacacacttcaggccccgtgccggctccccgtctctgagcagacagtcagaggaaaacacactccaggccctatgccaacacccaaccgtcgcccgggacggaccggatctatccctacgtcccgtagcagaaaggaccactaggtaagtacaaaaccagtgaacatacgtatattgaaaatcaacttcataatataaagtcatccatcgtttatactataaagaggtgttctaaacatgttctaaatatcatatcatcatccatcagatattctataagaacatgggttataggaaaaatagtaataattcaaactagcctcagtaagcatgttatctcgtaaaacgtttcataaaacataatcatcaaatcatgcttttcatgtatgcatttatactatcaaaacatgcatttttagaaggggtccactcacagtactttgccgtcgaaaagccacgccatctagcgaagaaggaaacgccacagataaacgcacctaagcacataaagtgtacatttagtcaaactctactcaaacgattgaatttgagaaaacggACATCCAAAACGGGTTCAGGACATCGAAATTAGTCTAAGAGGGGTCCCacacgaaaacccaaaaagtcaacggtcaagtcaacgttgaccgttgatTGGTCAAAGGCAAAAgtcaacgctgaccgttgacTCAGTCAACGGTCAATGGTCAAAGTCAATGGGTCAGGGTCAACGGGTCAACGGGTCACGGGTTtgggctttagggttttgggttagggtaaatgggtttaggttttaggtgggttgggtttgggttagAAACCATACGGCCCAATGGCCCAATGGCCCAATTGGAAAGGGTTTTGGGCTTGCACTCACGGCCCTAAGGCCTTTGGGtcttaaataaacaaaataaaaattaaaaacagaaagggttagggttttgggccAAAGACCCAAAACAGGCCTAAGGCTCGTGGGGAAGGGAGATGGCCCGAAGGCCTGGGTGGTTTCTTGGGCTGGGTTTCACGCTGGAGAAGAAGGCCGGAATTCGGCCGGAATTTAGACAAACTTTGAATGTCCATAACTTTGTTACTACTtgacgaaatcaagtgattcaaaaatacAAATTGTAGCTCTCgaagagacgaagagaatggtacctcacATGACGTCTAACTCGTtgtggtttggctggaaaacaCCTCGAAAGTCACTAAGGTCgctggaaactgggtaagattcaaatgagtataacttcttcaatactcaatgaaattgggtgaaacaaaaaggaaagttgtagtactcagcgagacgaagagattgataccttgcatgCTGGCCAAATCGTCGTGGTTTGAccggaaattgcctcgaaagggacggtgctcgccggaaaactagggaaatgtctccgaggtggtttcttcatggtttgacgtccaaaacacaaccacggggttagaaaagagctataggtgtgggcatgggtgtgtgtgtgtgtgtgtgttctgctcggagggagggagagaggtcGGGGGAAAGGAGAgatgaagaaagagagaagagagacttttcaggaaaaaaaaagaaaagggaaaggggaCTGGGGGACAAAAtagggggtgggccccttgggctcaccaattaaggctcaaaaacaattttaaaaaggaaagtatcccccaaacttagtgaaaatacaaaaatacccattttcTTCCGTAAATCcggggacgggttgttacaaatGCAGCCACCTTGTGGCGGCGCTGGGAGGAACCCGAGGTCCCTCTTTAGGTTCCTCAACGTGGCGGACCTGAATCCAGCCTCTGTTTTCTGAAATTCGatcattttaaaatagttcATTTATTAGCCGTACTTTGCACGAAAACGTGATTATACGATAGTACGTTACGTATTTATATAAATGGTTTCGTTTCTAGGCAAAACGCATTGCAAGGACTCTCGATGCTATGAGTCAGGTTCGACTCGACAACATGAAAGTTGAGTGGTCTTTTCTTTGATCTAGACATATATATtggttagtttccatatatacatttataaataaatCCTCTACGTGATTGCCATGATTAAAATGACGTTTATAAGAAATGCCTTATGGTTGGGAATGTATGAAATAATCCTACAGGATGCTCAAGTGAACTTACTATAAGGGGAtgctttaattatatttatgttcATGAATAATGTGATGTTGACTAGAGTTATCGAGTCACTGTGGCATCATttatgttatctgctcatcatttgctgcaccggtgttagtactcgcaCAGGCTAGGGCCAGGAtttcacgtgtatgtgcacatcgcaccatatgctcactttggatccattgtaggtgccaatcctgtcgtacaggttgcaataagcAACTTTGACTTGTAGGTGTTGCGCATAGcaccagtcttcacatgattgtagtactagagcgtatattattgttacacccagtcctgttcatgtcagaatactcctgcatgaacttgtgtgtcaacatgtgtcgatgagcactcgatacgatatgtttatttatgtgagaATATGTGATTATGGACGTCATTtgtttatttacaaaaatatgtGACATATGGCATTCTTGAGATATTGCTGGCTccaagtaagtattttcatactatacgtagtatgcatattttggaaactatacgtgttttacggcgaggggttataatattttcaaaagggtttttataaaactttattttcaggcccactcacccttgtttttcgtcCCTTTGGGTTTTAGTAGCCAAGCTTTCGTAtcaacgaggattcttggcaaatcttggtattggagattaccttcaatggtataattctaatcctactttactgtactttacttatactctgacagcacgtgtgaaatgggttcattcctaCACACCagcgcactcttgtatttaggcacttttaggtttaaatttattcacatcttcCACATCAATACACTTTATAGTATCGTCACCTTCTAAGTATctgccaacacagctcgattcggaatcttagtggacattctgggtcggggtgtgtcaattaagATATAAAGACAGTTTAAACAcagtaattaataattcaaagtatgcatgtataatatcataagcaattaaataaagactacatattcatgctaaggctcaaggcatcgCCTTAGCAAACGAAAATTAATTAcaaacaaccataaaacaaaaggaattttgttgaaatagaaaaatgatagaaaacaccttgaaatacAAATTGTCAAAGCCTAGCTAAGTTTTCCAAATTAATGCATACGTCCTCTCCCTTtttaatggctaaaaagccttatttctactactacaaaataaaatcctacctagaaaaggtcttctaagaactaggaaacataatagaataggataactaggaaataaaaggtttcctatttgaactgaaATTTGGACTTCtcaaaaaatcaaacttttaatTGACCAAATCAATtctgatttggtcccaaaaggtctcttttAAAAGCTTGAGACGTCCTAACAAATCCTCAGAAGTAATCTTTCTCAAAATATGTCATCTTAACCTTCAAAATGCTCAAAACGTCCATAAACGTCAATTTGGGAAAGCTATGCGCTGCACCTTTATTTCATTGCACGATCAAacagcttggtagaaaaatctgaaattttgacacaatcatcttgaaagagtCACGAGCATcctccaattagaatcactccaaaattcatctgtttgatcactttttgctctagaggaagtcgaatgtcctacattgaaaatatataacaaagtatcaaaattttatcaaaataaccaataaactataattaaaaatagggtaaaatatatggtataatatggagTCATCATCTCTCATCGTTGCGTGTAAGTGCCTTCAACTGTTGCCGATTCACACCCCTGACCTTAGTTGTGGTTGGGCTAGTGGCAACTTCATGATTCTtctctgttttcttctttttgtttatctTCCCATTGTTTGCAATCTTACTTTTCCTATTTCCATCCAGATCTTATTTTCATGCCATAATCACTACGCCGCTCTTCACCATCTGTAGACTTAAATCCAAATCACATGTTTCCTCCATCTCTCAATTCATCCCTCTCCGCATCTTCACCAATTGGTTCCATCATCTTTCCACCCATCCACCCATTCATAAGTTCAATCGAGTACCGTCTGTGTCTTCACGATTTGTCGCGAATTTATAGATAGGGTCTGTAGAGCTTTGGCTCAGGTGTTCACACCACCAACTTGTAAATTATAAATCAATTAAGCCATGATCATCGAACTTCATGATTTTCACATATAAATAAAATGCGGAAATACATTAAACAACCAAGCGTACCTTGGTCCATGTCAACGAACGCTATGAGATCCCAATCGGATTCTGTCAGCGAAGGAGGAAATAGGTGTTCTTTCTCTTGCCTCTATTTGCACGTGAAAACCCTAATCGTGTTTTTCTACTATCAAGTACATACTAGATGGgtatatgcaatatatataaGTGAGGCAGAGAGAGGACCCGTTTCCATTTAAAGCACATAATCAATTACAACCCATCACTGTGATTCGGTAGGAAACATTTCTCATAATTTGACCAATAGGATTATTTACAAATAATAATATCCGTTAAACCCTACATATCATATGGACTGTGTCACGTGGACCACTTtagaatattaaaatattcttacattctcccactttgTCCATAGTGACACATGTTCCTTTTCTGGTTTAACAAATAAACATTAAGCGCATAGTAAAGTTCGAAATAATCCTTACTATCAATTGGTCAACATAAATATTGATCTCAAGCAATTCACTAGTGCGAGTCATGATGGTTGTACATCAACAAGCGACATAGTCTCTTCCATGTACACAACACTAGCAATTACCCAAAATAATATGTTAgtgagaaaaatatatataggtcCGATAATGTCTTTGTCAGAGACATTGATGTTATCATTCATCCAATCACATAAATGTATACATATAATGGAAAATAGGAAACACCAGAAACATGTTCAATTAACGAGCTCAGAGTGTCAAGCACAATATTGTCATTAAACAAATTctcataaacaaaataaaaatgacaatcatCATGGACTACGACCAAGACCCATTCCTTCAACATGATCATTAAATGCCTTCAGCCCCAGCCCTTTTGTCAAGGGATCTGCGATCATAAGCATTGTGCTTATGTGCTCAATAGACACTCTTTCTTTCTGAACCTCCTCCTTAAGAGTCAAGTATTTTATATCCGTGTGTTTAGCACCATTAGAATACTTGTcattcttggagaagaagaCAGCGGTAGCATTGTCACAAAAAATTCTCAATGGCTTAGCAATGGAATCAATGACGCCAAGCCTTGAGATAAAATTCCGTAACCATAATCCATGATATGTAGCCTCAAAGCATGCTATAAACTCAGCTTCCATGGTGGATATAGCAATAGCATCTTGCTTTGCACTCTTCTAGGAAATTGGTCCTCTAGCTAAGAGAAACAAGTAACCAAGAGTTGACCTTCTGCTATCAATACATCCAGCAAAATCTGAATCTGAATAACCAATAACTTTTAGGTTATTAGATTTTCTATATGTGAACAT
This genomic stretch from Pyrus communis chromosome 2, drPyrComm1.1, whole genome shotgun sequence harbors:
- the LOC137726928 gene encoding uncharacterized protein: MNLAAALAAERQLRTQQDPEGEGSVGPTGNAIAGTTAPGTPMRVSLMRLLEETEMDGRDAFGGGATALSEKTAEGGIGNDSVCCVCTGRRKGAAFIPCGHAFCRVRSIVWLNRGSCPLCDRSILGILDIF